One stretch of Nycticebus coucang isolate mNycCou1 chromosome 7, mNycCou1.pri, whole genome shotgun sequence DNA includes these proteins:
- the AMER3 gene encoding APC membrane recruitment protein 3 — MELKRGRTFIKSSLQISHEKPADPVVPAPARGDAGPWSVPLGGQQRPHSEKTPQSSLRAQDYDRCSNQGAQPDPEGGPATLCGATFKLLRKSKTHDSVLGAGRAAATTGQLVGSASFLGTSGSQRMIDYRHFAPQTPFVPAVAKSIPRKRISLKRPKKCFRNLFHIRRNKTDNLVALEDKGKSMPSPGGPLDAGRKQGKAFLPLGEGPGPDSLCQDLSDSELLTDSSFDLCGALCEDVASLQSFDSLTGCGEIFADESSVPSLELNEDPESPAGVPQNLDSKVPRAPFQGGIEQLASPAQNEASDFSKFWESVNRSVRQQQRALLGPWPVATQGTDTDQPRLDAARLAELPLCRNPLSGSKASSVDTGTPKSEQPESVSTSDEGYYDSFSPGLEEDRKEATSPGTPAAPFPRDSYSGDALYELFHDPSEVPVGPSPDDDLCVSESLSGPALGTPLSICSFHMGAEENLAPAPGPDLLSQGFLQSSWKGKECLLKLCDTELAITMGIVSWLRRGPGPRAPPAPVEPTVPLGPQKAPRGPAEKLEGRGSQASEAGGPPVCSAPGRQELWARSSAKSLPPRESQVPGSTAQGPGSLEEGTQGRPSGLFSSVGSAAAVTADTPSTNKALSPSTWPSSQKEPRPPGDLGSFQGLWRPAHGGSTLDTEPMLTGCVAHVAALQIHPDGQDPSGWLLRQDAGSELCRQPQARGPGVLPQKQPSSCSTTASAGDLPSPASTLNQRRRDYTLDLSWLRVKSAGLSVQTSASVEDQPPQLSMGAVEQAAHGGQPDSEPHSALAAWHSPRGLLALDNQREGGPSASAPECRCSLLAREGLLYIQPDMGAPRLAMAEPHL, encoded by the coding sequence ATGGAGCTGAAGAGAGGAAGGACCTTCATCAAGTCCAGCCTGCAGATTTCCCACGAGAAACCTGCAGACCCAGTAGTCCCTGCCCCCGCCAGGGGGGATGCAGGCCCCTGGTCAGTCCCCCTGGGAGGACAGCAGAGGCCTCACAGTGAGAAAACCCCCCAGAGCAGTCTCAGAGCCCAAGACTATGACAGATGCTCCAACCAGGGGGCACAGCCAGACCCTGAGGGGGGTCCTGCCACCCTCTGTGGGGCCACCTTTAAGCTGCTACGAAAGAGCAAGACTCATGACAGTGTGCTAGGGGctggcagagcagcagccaccacTGGACAGCTGGTGGGCAGTGCGAGCTTCCTGGGGACCTCGGGCAGCCAGCGCATGATTGACTACCGGCACTTTGCACCCCAGACGCCCTTCGTGCCAGCTGTGGCCAAGAGCATCCCAAGGAAGAGAATTTCCCTGAAACGGCCCAAGAAGTGCTTTCGGAACCTCTTCCACATTCGCAGAAACAAGACCGACAACTTGGTGGCACTGGAAGATAAGGGGAAGAGCATGCCTTCACCTGGGGGCCCATTGGATGCTGGAAGGAAGCAGGGGAAAGCTTTCctccccctgggtgaggggccaGGGCCAGACAGCCTGTGCCAAGACCTGTCTGACAGTGAGCTCCTGACCGACTCGTCCTTTGACCTCTGCGGGGCCCTATGTGAGGACGTGGCCTCTCTTCAAAGTTTCGACTCACTCACAGGCTGTGGGGAGATCTTTGCTGACGAGAGCTCAGTGCCATCCCTAGAGCTGAACGAGGACCCAGAGAGCCCAGCTGGGGTGCCTCAGAACCTGGATAGCAAGGTCCCCAGAGCCCCCTTCCAGGGCGGCATAGAGCAGCTGGCATCACCTGCCCAAAATGAGGCATCCGACTTCAGCAAGTTCTGGGAGAGTGTGAACCGCTCGGTGAGGCAGCAGCAGCGTGCCCTGCTGGGCCCGTGGCCTGTAGCCACCCAGGGAACAGATACAGaccagcccaggctggatgcagCTAGGCTGGCTGAGCTGCCCCTATGCAGGAATCCCCTGAGTGGCTCCAAAGCTAGCTCTGTTGACACAGGTACTCCCAAGAGTGAGCAGCCGGAATCTGTGTCCACAAGTGATGAGGGCTACTATGATTCCTTCTCTCCAGGCCTTGAGGAGGATAGGAAGGAGGCCACAAGTCCAGGAACACCGGCAGCCCCCTTCCCACGGGACAGCTACAGCGGGGATGCCCTCTACGAGCTCTTTCACGACCCCAGCGAGGTCCCTGTTGGCCCCAGCCCAGACGACGACCTCTGTGTGTCTGAGAGCCTGTCAGGGCCAGCCCTGGGGACACCGCTGTCCATATGCAGCTTCCACATGGGGGCTGAGGAGAACCTGGCCCCAGCGCCAGGCCCTGACCTGCTTAGCCAGGGCTTCCTGCAGAGCTCCTGGAAGGGCAAGGAGTGCCTGCTGAAGCTGTGTGACACGGAGCTGGCCATCACCATGGGCATCGTCAGCTGGCTCCGCCGGGGCCCTGGACCCCGAGCCCCACCTGCCCCTGTAGAGCCCACAGTCCCACTTGGTCCCCAGAAGGCCCCCAGGGGACCAGCAGAGAAGCTAGAGGGCAGGGGGTCCCAGGCCTCAGAAGCAGGAGGACCCCCAGTGTGCTCAGCACCTGGCAGGCAGGAGCTGTGGGCACGGTCAAGTGCCAAGTCCCTGCCTCCCAGAGAGAGCCAGGTCCCAGGGAGCACTGCACAGGGGCCAGGCTCTCTGGAGGAAGGGACACAGGGCCGTCCTTCAGGTTTGTTCTCCTCTGTGGGGTCTGCAGCTGCTGTGACAGCAGACACTCCCAGTACAAATAAGGCTCTAAGCCCCTCTACCTGGCCCAGCTCCCAGAAGGAGCCAAGGCCACCTGGGGATCTGGGATCTTTCCAAGGCCTCTGGAGGCCTGCTCACGGGGGAAGCACCCTGGACACAGAGCCCATGTTGACAGGCTGTGTGGCCCATGTGGCGGCCCTACAGATTCACCCAGATGGCCAAGACCCATCTGGATGGCTTCTAAGGCAAGATGCAGGCAGTGAGCTCTGCAGGCAGCCCCAGGCCAGGGGCCCTGGCGTTCTGCCACAGAAACAGCCCAGTAGCTGTTCCACCACTGCCAGTGCCGGTGACCTGCCTTCTCCGGCTAGCACACTGAACCAGAGGCGTCGAGACTACACCTTGGACCTAAGCTGGCTCAGAGTGAAGTCTGCTGGGCTGAGTGTCCAGACCAGTGCCTCTGTGGAGGACCAGCCCCCACAACTCAGCATGGGGGCTGTGGAGCAGGCAGCACATGGTGGTCAGCCAGACTCTGAGCCCCACTCAGCTCTTGCTGCCTGGCACAGCCCCCGAGGCCTCCTCGCTTTGGACAACCAGCGGGAGGGGGGGCCCTCAGCGAGTGCCCCAGAATGTCGCTGCAGCCTCCTGGCCCGAGAGGGACTCCTCTACATCCAGCCTGATATGGGGGCCCCCAGGCTAGCCATGGCTGAGCCTCATCTGTAG